In Defluviitalea raffinosedens, the DNA window ATACTTTTGCCCTTTTGCCATTGTAGACACTTCCTTCCCTTTTTATATTTTAAGGTGTTCGGCTTTTTGTGTCTACACTAATATACTAACACCACTACACCGGGAAGTACAGGCGTACCAGATTCTATTGCACCTTATTGCAAAAGCCACAATGCAGTATTGCTTGCGAACCATGGTGCTTTATCATGGGGAAAAGATGTATTTGAAGCATATCATAGACTGGAGTCTTTAGAATATTATGCGACAGTACTGATGTATACAGGAAACATTATTGGGAAGGCAAATGAATTAAGCTGCAGTCAAGTAAGTGAGCTCATTTCCATAAGAGAAAAGCTGGGAATTAAAACAGGAGGAATTCCACCTTGCTCAACAATTGTAACGAATGACAAAGACGTAGTATCGTCTTCAAATACGGAAGATCTGAAAGTAAAGAGCAATTCAAAACCCAATTATCCTACATATATTGACTCCAATTCCGGCTGTGAAATTTCGATCAGGCCTAAACCACAATCCAAAGAAGAAGTTATGGAAGAGCTTATAAACAAGATCACTGCTAAGGTTTTAGAAAGTTTAAAGGGGTGACAACATGGAAATCCAACAAAAAGATATAGAACTTATTGTTCAGCAAGTTCTAAAAAATGTTTTAGCGCATCAACCGGTGCAGGAAGAACCGGAGATTAAAACTTATCAGCCGACAAAGACACCAGCAATGGTTTCATCTCCATCATCGCAAGTTTGGTCAAAAGGTGAATATGGTGTATTTGATCGAATAGAAGATGCTATAGATGCAGCTTATGAAGCACAAAAAATCTATATTAAAAACTTTCAATTAAAAGACAGAGAACGTCTTATTTCTAAAATAAGGGAAGTTGCCAAAGCCAATGTTGAAACCCTTGCAAAAATGACCAGAGAAGAAACCAATATAGGACGCTATGAGGATAAAGTGTTAAAAAACCTTCTTGTTATTGAAAAAACCCCAGGAACAGAGTGCCTAGAGACAAAGGCTGTTTCCGGAGATGACGGCTTAACAATCATAGAGCAGGCGCCTTTTGGTTTGATCGGAGCGATCACTCCTGTTACCAATCCAACAGAGACAATTATTAATAATGTTATTTCCATGATTGCAGGAGGGAATACGGTTGTCTTTAATGTGCACCCTTCAGCGAAAAAGAGTTGTGCTTTCTGCTTACAAATGATTAACAAGGCAATTGAAGAAGCAGGGGGCCCCAGTAATCTGGCAACGATGGTCAAAGAACCTACTATGGATACAGTCAAAGCTTTGTGTGAAAGTGAAAAAGTAAGATTGCTGGTAGGGACTGGGGGAACCCAGATGGTAAAAGCACTTCTTAAATCAGGGAAAAAAGTAATCGGGGCAGGAGCAGGAAATCCTCCGGTGATTGTAGATGCCACAGCGGATATTCAACATGCAGCTAAAGAGATTTACAAAGGTGCTTCTTTTGATAATAATTTGCTGTGTTTAGCTGAAAAAGAAGTATTTGTAGATGAAACAGTAGCTTCTGACTTAATCTATTACATGATCAAAGAAGGGGCATTCCTTTTGAATCATGAGCAATTACAAAAGATTATGGATCTGGTACTCACCCATGAAGACACACCAAAAGGAAGAGTATATCATGTCAACAAGAAGTGGGTGGGACAGGATGCAGGCAAAATGCTTGAAGCTATAGGGTTACAAGATAAGGCACATATAAGATTGCTGATCTGTGAGGTAGAGCATGACCATCCTTTTGTCATGCTGGAACAACTCATGCCTGTACTGCCTATTGTTAAATTTAAGACCCTGGATGAAGGTATAGAATATGCGTTATTGGCAGAGCACGGGAATAGACATACAGCGTCTATGTTTTCAAAGAATGTAGACAATCTTACAAAGTTTGCAAGAGCAGTTCAGACAACAATTTTTGTAAAGAATGCATGTACTCTTGCAGGAGTTGGCTTTGGAGGAGAAGGTCATACGACGATGACGATTGCAGGGCCAACCGGTGAGGGTATTACCAATGCAGTATCATTTACAAGACAAAGGAGATGTGTTCTGGCAGAAGGCGGCTTTAGAATCATATAGTAAGGAGGTATGTGTATGGCAATAGGTTTTTTAGAAGTAGCAGGGTATGCAGTTGCCTTATATGCGATGAATAAAGCGTGTAAAGCGGTCGATATCGAAATTCTGGGGATTGACACGATCAATTCAAAGGATTCCAGTGCCCATATACCTCTTACGGTTCAGGTAAAGTTTCAGGGAAGTATTTCTGATGTAAAGATTGCAGCAGAGGTAGCCAGAGAAGCTGCACTGCAATTTAATAACGAAAAAGAAGTGATTACCAGTGTTATAGAAAACCCTTATGAAGGGACGAAAAAACTGGCAAAAATTTCGAAGGTAAAATTTTAATAGGAGGTTGATCATATGTCAGCAATAGGATTAATTGAAACAAGAGGATTAACAGCATCTATTGAAGCAGCAGATGCTATGCTTAAGGCGGCGGGAGTTGAATTGGTAGGAACAGAAAAAATAGGTTCAGGATTGGTTACAGTTATAGTAAAAGGTGAAGTAGGTGCAGTTAAAGCTGCTGTAGAAGCAGGAGAAGCTGCGGCAGCAAGGCTTGGAGAACTAGTAGCAGTTCACGTAATTGCAAGACCACATGATGATGTTGCTAAAATTCTTCCAAATTTAAAGTAAGAGTTGAAGTCTATGGCTAAATATAATTTTAGTGCAATAGGGATAGTCGAGATCAGCTTTTATGTCAATGCACTTACTGTATTGGATGAAATGTTAAAAACTGCAGAAGTACATCTCATACATTGGGAAAAAAAACTTGGTGGAAGATTGGTAACCATAATCGTTGGAGGCGATACTTCTGCGGTTCAATCTGCTATTGATGTAGCAAAATCCATGGGGCAAGTGGTAGGAGAAAAAAATATTAAAGTAGCAATTACGATTCCAAGCCCTCATCCAGAAATAATTAAACTTATTTATAAAGAGAGAGAAAAAAGATACGGGGAAAATCAAGGTGAAATAAAACAAGAGGAAGAAGAACGACAAAATTGCTTACAAGAAAATAATGATAAAGCAATAGAGACAGAAGTAAGACAGAAAAGAATGGATCAAGAAAAAGAATCGAATGTTGAAACAATAGAAGAAAAACCCAAAAAGAGATCAAGGAGGAAAAAAGATGAAGGCAATAGGAATGATCGAAACTAGAGGATTTGTGGCGGCAATTGAAGCGGGAGATGCTATGTTAAAGGCAGCAGAAGTAAAATTAATTGGAACAGAAAAAATAGGTTCAGGCTTGGTAACTGTTATTGTTCAGGGAGATGTTGGAGCAGTTAAAGCTGCAACAGAAAGTGGTGCAGAAGCAGCGTCAAGACTTGGAGAAGTAGTGGCTGTTCATGTTATTCCAAGACCACATTCAGATGTTTCAAATATTTTATTACCTTCCGCAGAGTAGTAATTAAATAAAACTTAATTACCAAGATATCTGAGGTGCTCTAAATGGATCAGGAGAAATTAATAGAGTATATAACAGAGTTAGTAATAGAAGAAGTTAAAAAAATAAGCAGCAATGCCTATATTGTTCCGGTAGGAATATCAGCACGACATGTCCATTTATCACAGGAGCATTTAGAAATATTATTTGGGAAAGGATATCAACTTACTCATTATAAAGATTTAAGTCAACCTGGACAATTTGCAGCTCATGAAAAAGTAGAAGTGATCGGACCTAAAGGAAGTATTAAAAATGTACGAATCTTAGGTCCGATTCGTTCTAATACCCAGGTAGAAGTAGCTCTTTCAGATGCGAGAAAGTTAGGAATCAATGCCCCAGTACGAAGTTCCGGTGATATAAAAGGGACTCCCGGTGTTATTTTAAGGGGCCCTGCAGGACAAGTTGAAATTCCTTGTGGTGTCATTATAGCGGAAAGACATCTGCATATGTCAGAAGAAGAAGCCAGGCGATTTAACCTTAAAGATAAGGATATTGTAACTGCTGTCGTCGAAGGGTCTAAGGGCGGTAAAATGAGCAATATTGTGGTAAGAGTAAATAAGGATTACAGACTTGATTTACATATTG includes these proteins:
- a CDS encoding class II aldolase/adducin family protein, with product MAPYCKSHNAVLLANHGALSWGKDVFEAYHRLESLEYYATVLMYTGNIIGKANELSCSQVSELISIREKLGIKTGGIPPCSTIVTNDKDVVSSSNTEDLKVKSNSKPNYPTYIDSNSGCEISIRPKPQSKEEVMEELINKITAKVLESLKG
- a CDS encoding aldehyde dehydrogenase family protein — encoded protein: MEIQQKDIELIVQQVLKNVLAHQPVQEEPEIKTYQPTKTPAMVSSPSSQVWSKGEYGVFDRIEDAIDAAYEAQKIYIKNFQLKDRERLISKIREVAKANVETLAKMTREETNIGRYEDKVLKNLLVIEKTPGTECLETKAVSGDDGLTIIEQAPFGLIGAITPVTNPTETIINNVISMIAGGNTVVFNVHPSAKKSCAFCLQMINKAIEEAGGPSNLATMVKEPTMDTVKALCESEKVRLLVGTGGTQMVKALLKSGKKVIGAGAGNPPVIVDATADIQHAAKEIYKGASFDNNLLCLAEKEVFVDETVASDLIYYMIKEGAFLLNHEQLQKIMDLVLTHEDTPKGRVYHVNKKWVGQDAGKMLEAIGLQDKAHIRLLICEVEHDHPFVMLEQLMPVLPIVKFKTLDEGIEYALLAEHGNRHTASMFSKNVDNLTKFARAVQTTIFVKNACTLAGVGFGGEGHTTMTIAGPTGEGITNAVSFTRQRRCVLAEGGFRII
- a CDS encoding BMC domain-containing protein, with amino-acid sequence MAIGFLEVAGYAVALYAMNKACKAVDIEILGIDTINSKDSSAHIPLTVQVKFQGSISDVKIAAEVAREAALQFNNEKEVITSVIENPYEGTKKLAKISKVKF
- a CDS encoding BMC domain-containing protein, with the translated sequence MSAIGLIETRGLTASIEAADAMLKAAGVELVGTEKIGSGLVTVIVKGEVGAVKAAVEAGEAAAARLGELVAVHVIARPHDDVAKILPNLK
- a CDS encoding BMC domain-containing protein, whose translation is MAKYNFSAIGIVEISFYVNALTVLDEMLKTAEVHLIHWEKKLGGRLVTIIVGGDTSAVQSAIDVAKSMGQVVGEKNIKVAITIPSPHPEIIKLIYKEREKRYGENQGEIKQEEEERQNCLQENNDKAIETEVRQKRMDQEKESNVETIEEKPKKRSRRKKDEGNRNDRN
- a CDS encoding BMC domain-containing protein, whose product is MKAIGMIETRGFVAAIEAGDAMLKAAEVKLIGTEKIGSGLVTVIVQGDVGAVKAATESGAEAASRLGEVVAVHVIPRPHSDVSNILLPSAE
- the pduL gene encoding phosphate propanoyltransferase translates to MDQEKLIEYITELVIEEVKKISSNAYIVPVGISARHVHLSQEHLEILFGKGYQLTHYKDLSQPGQFAAHEKVEVIGPKGSIKNVRILGPIRSNTQVEVALSDARKLGINAPVRSSGDIKGTPGVILRGPAGQVEIPCGVIIAERHLHMSEEEARRFNLKDKDIVTAVVEGSKGGKMSNIVVRVNKDYRLDLHIDTDDANAFNLTQGQYLKLEKCE